A stretch of Bradyrhizobium sp. AZCC 2262 DNA encodes these proteins:
- the phnK gene encoding phosphonate C-P lyase system protein PhnK: protein MAELQDVTPDDQPLLVAEHLGKNYGRLTACRDVSFALYPGEVLAVVGESGSGKSTLLQLLSAQLAPSAGRVSYRMRDGVLRDLAALGEAERRFLFRTDWGYVHQDPAQGLRMAVSAGANVGERLMAVGWNHYGRIRDTASSWLERVEIDTARIDDAPRTYSGGMRLRLQIARNLVTEPRLVFMDEPTGGLDVSVQARLLDLMRNLVSELGLAAIVVTHDLAVARLLSHRVMVMKGGRVIETGLTDQVLDDPREPYTQLLVSSILPA from the coding sequence ATGGCTGAGCTGCAAGACGTCACGCCGGACGATCAGCCGCTGCTGGTTGCCGAACACCTCGGCAAGAACTACGGCCGGCTGACCGCCTGCCGCGATGTCTCCTTTGCGCTTTACCCCGGCGAAGTGCTGGCGGTCGTTGGCGAGTCCGGGTCGGGCAAATCGACGCTGCTGCAACTGTTGTCGGCGCAACTCGCGCCGAGCGCCGGCCGCGTGTCCTATCGGATGCGCGATGGCGTGTTGCGCGATCTGGCCGCGTTAGGTGAGGCCGAGCGGCGCTTCTTGTTCCGCACCGACTGGGGCTATGTGCATCAGGACCCCGCGCAGGGCCTGCGGATGGCGGTCTCGGCCGGCGCCAATGTCGGCGAGCGGCTGATGGCGGTGGGCTGGAATCATTACGGACGCATTCGCGATACCGCCTCGTCCTGGCTGGAGCGGGTCGAGATCGATACCGCGCGCATCGATGACGCGCCGCGGACCTATTCGGGCGGCATGCGGCTGCGGCTGCAGATCGCACGCAATCTGGTCACCGAGCCGCGCCTGGTGTTCATGGACGAGCCGACCGGCGGGCTCGACGTATCGGTGCAGGCGCGGCTGCTCGATCTGATGCGCAATCTCGTCAGCGAGCTCGGCCTTGCCGCCATCGTCGTCACCCATGACCTCGCCGTGGCGCGGCTGCTATCGCATCGCGTGATGGTGATGAAGGGCGGCCGCGTCATCGAAACCGGTCTGACCGACCAGGTACTTGACGACCCCCGCGAGCCCTACACCCAGTTGCTCGTTTCCTCGATTTTGCCGGCATGA
- a CDS encoding amidase → MSDELCLLPATELRARIARKDVSPVEITRAVLARAERMQPELNCFITLCGDEAMAEARNAEREVMAGGQFGLLHGIPFTVKDIVNTKGVRTTFGAVPYKDNIPNHDAVAVARMRAAGAILLGKTTTPEFGTKCLTDSPLFGRTRNAWSGARSSGGSSGGAAVAVASGIAPLAIATDGGGSTRIPAACNGVVGLKQSNGVIPHSQVQDAFGNQTFVTPTTRTVADTALMMQAMSGEDASDPWSIGFPQWNFVEGSAPNGDLRGRRIAFCLAPLGRPVAAEVAAAFKVALARLETLGAEVEEMPGDGFEVEPIWRAINHTAWRARFEKLAADHGDVLSETFLKQLALATKVSGVDYQRAMFDRTALFRRVQTLLQRVDILAMPTITRTALPIDQDLFGTIEIDGRVFSDVRPSWFPWTMPFNMTGHPAVSLPCGFDADGLPIGIQLVGQFRGDVELLRVSALFEGSQELLGRWPSLNS, encoded by the coding sequence ATGAGCGATGAACTGTGCTTGCTGCCTGCGACCGAACTCCGCGCGCGGATCGCCCGCAAGGATGTTTCACCGGTCGAAATTACGCGTGCCGTTCTTGCGCGTGCCGAGCGAATGCAGCCCGAGTTGAACTGCTTCATCACGCTGTGCGGCGATGAGGCCATGGCCGAGGCGAGGAATGCGGAGCGTGAGGTCATGGCCGGGGGGCAGTTCGGCCTTCTTCACGGTATTCCGTTCACCGTGAAGGATATTGTCAACACCAAGGGGGTGCGAACGACCTTCGGTGCGGTGCCCTACAAGGACAACATTCCCAACCATGATGCGGTCGCCGTGGCGCGAATGCGGGCAGCGGGTGCCATCCTCCTGGGCAAGACCACGACGCCGGAGTTCGGCACCAAGTGCCTGACGGATTCGCCGTTGTTCGGCCGTACGCGCAATGCCTGGAGTGGGGCGCGCTCGAGCGGTGGTTCAAGCGGGGGAGCGGCGGTCGCGGTTGCCAGCGGTATCGCGCCGCTTGCCATTGCAACCGATGGCGGCGGCTCGACGCGGATTCCGGCAGCCTGCAACGGGGTTGTCGGGCTGAAGCAGAGCAACGGCGTTATTCCCCATAGTCAAGTGCAGGACGCGTTCGGCAACCAGACCTTTGTGACGCCGACGACGCGCACCGTCGCCGACACCGCCTTGATGATGCAGGCGATGTCTGGAGAAGACGCATCCGATCCGTGGTCGATCGGATTTCCACAGTGGAATTTTGTCGAGGGATCGGCTCCGAACGGCGATCTGCGCGGGCGCAGGATTGCATTCTGCCTCGCGCCGCTCGGCCGGCCGGTTGCGGCCGAAGTCGCCGCTGCTTTCAAGGTCGCGCTTGCCAGGCTGGAAACCCTCGGGGCCGAAGTCGAGGAAATGCCCGGCGATGGATTTGAGGTGGAGCCGATCTGGCGCGCCATCAATCACACCGCCTGGCGCGCGCGGTTCGAGAAGCTTGCCGCCGATCATGGCGACGTGCTGAGCGAGACGTTCCTGAAGCAACTGGCGCTGGCCACCAAGGTCAGTGGTGTTGACTATCAGCGGGCGATGTTTGACCGTACGGCTCTGTTCCGGCGGGTTCAGACATTGTTGCAAAGGGTCGACATTCTCGCGATGCCAACCATCACCCGAACCGCGCTTCCGATCGACCAGGACCTGTTCGGCACGATAGAAATCGACGGGCGGGTATTCAGCGACGTGCGGCCGAGCTGGTTTCCCTGGACCATGCCGTTCAACATGACCGGTCATCCCGCGGTCAGTCTGCCCTGCGGCTTCGATGCGGACGGCCTGCCGATCGGCATCCAGTTGGTCGGCCAATTCCGTGGAGACGTCGAACTGCTGCGCGTCAGCGCGCTGTTTGAAGGCTCGCAAGAACTTCTCGGCCGGTGGCCGAGCTTGAACAGCTAA
- a CDS encoding pyridoxamine 5'-phosphate oxidase family protein has product MTVVATIEQLEAVYGFPNDASTVKVADRVTPAYRVLMDKSPFVALATCGPEGLDCSPRGDLPGFVRIHDEKTLMMPDRRGNNRCDSLRNIVRDPRVALLFLIPGSGSTLRVNGRAHVSVDPELLASFKMEGKAPRTVIVMTVEEVYFQCARAIVRSDLWNPDKRVDPRSLPTPGQILAEMSDNTVGGEKYDREWPERARQTMW; this is encoded by the coding sequence ATGACCGTTGTTGCGACCATCGAGCAGCTCGAGGCCGTCTACGGCTTTCCCAACGATGCCTCGACGGTCAAGGTCGCGGACAGGGTCACGCCGGCCTATCGGGTGTTGATGGACAAGTCGCCGTTTGTGGCGCTGGCGACCTGCGGGCCGGAAGGGCTCGACTGCTCGCCGCGCGGCGACCTGCCGGGCTTCGTTCGCATCCACGACGAGAAGACGTTGATGATGCCGGACCGCCGCGGCAACAACCGCTGCGATTCGCTGCGCAACATCGTGCGTGATCCCCGGGTGGCGCTGTTGTTTCTCATCCCGGGTTCCGGCAGCACGCTGCGCGTCAACGGCCGCGCGCATGTCTCGGTCGATCCGGAATTGCTGGCGTCGTTCAAGATGGAGGGCAAGGCGCCGCGCACCGTCATCGTCATGACGGTGGAGGAGGTTTACTTCCAGTGTGCGCGGGCCATCGTGCGCTCCGATCTCTGGAATCCGGACAAGCGCGTCGATCCCAGGAGCTTGCCGACGCCGGGCCAGATCCTTGCCGAGATGAGCGACAACACCGTCGGCGGCGAGAAATACGATCGGGAATGGCCGGAGCGCGCGCGGCAGACGATGTGGTGA
- the phnL gene encoding phosphonate C-P lyase system protein PhnL gives MTAMIDITNAEKTFIMHLQGGVELPVVRGVSFHVDPGECVVLSGPSGAGKSSILKMIFGNYRCDGGRIGIRHRGAVIDLATAEPREVLSVRRSTIGYVSQFLRAVPRVATIDVVAEPLIANGTTRTEARDKAGALLRRLNIPERLWALPPSTFSGGEQQRVNIAHGFISDLPILLLDEPTASLDAANRAVVVELIEEKKRQGVAMVAIVHDDEIRHLIADRIVDVTSFAAAA, from the coding sequence ATGACTGCGATGATCGACATCACCAACGCTGAGAAGACCTTTATCATGCACCTGCAGGGTGGCGTCGAGCTGCCCGTGGTGCGCGGTGTCTCGTTCCATGTCGATCCGGGTGAATGCGTGGTGCTGTCCGGCCCTTCCGGCGCCGGCAAATCCTCGATCCTGAAAATGATTTTTGGCAATTACCGCTGCGATGGCGGCCGGATCGGCATCCGGCATCGAGGCGCGGTGATCGATCTTGCGACCGCCGAGCCGCGAGAGGTGCTCAGCGTGCGCCGCTCGACGATCGGCTATGTCAGTCAGTTCCTGCGTGCGGTGCCGCGGGTCGCCACGATCGATGTCGTCGCCGAGCCCTTGATTGCGAATGGAACGACACGCACGGAGGCCCGCGACAAGGCGGGCGCGCTGCTGCGCCGTCTCAACATTCCCGAGAGGCTGTGGGCGTTGCCGCCATCGACGTTCTCCGGCGGCGAACAGCAGCGGGTCAACATCGCGCATGGTTTCATCTCCGACCTGCCGATACTGTTGCTGGACGAGCCGACCGCCTCGCTCGATGCAGCCAATCGCGCTGTTGTCGTCGAGTTGATTGAAGAGAAGAAGCGTCAGGGCGTTGCGATGGTGGCGATCGTCCATGACGATGAAATTCGTCACCTGATCGCTGACCGGATCGTCGACGTGACGTCATTTGCCGCCGCGGCTTGA
- a CDS encoding alpha-D-ribose 1-methylphosphonate 5-phosphate C-P-lyase PhnJ yields the protein MNAPAYNFAYLDEQTKRMIRRAILKAIAIPGYQVPFASREMPMPYGWGTGGVQVTAAILGPQDVLKVIDQGSDDTTNAISIRKFFGKTAGVATTTSTADATVIQTRHRVPEAPLHAGQVLVYQVPIPEPLRFLEPRETETRRMHALGEYGLMHVKLYEDIARFGHIATSYAYPVKVNARYVMDPSPTPKFDNPKMDNCPALQLFGAGREKRIYAIPPHTDVVSLDFEDHPFTRYRFDAPCALCGAGDSYLDEIVTDDKGGRMFVCSDTDYCESRQLAGHRGSESAAPHKERAHG from the coding sequence ATGAACGCGCCAGCTTACAACTTCGCCTATCTCGACGAACAGACAAAGCGGATGATCCGTCGCGCGATCCTCAAAGCGATCGCGATTCCCGGCTATCAGGTGCCGTTCGCCAGCCGCGAGATGCCGATGCCCTACGGCTGGGGCACCGGCGGCGTGCAGGTGACGGCAGCGATCCTCGGGCCACAGGACGTATTGAAAGTGATCGACCAGGGTTCGGACGACACCACCAACGCGATCTCGATCCGAAAGTTCTTCGGCAAGACGGCCGGCGTCGCAACCACGACTTCGACGGCGGACGCCACCGTGATCCAGACCCGTCACCGGGTTCCCGAAGCGCCGCTGCATGCAGGGCAGGTACTGGTCTATCAGGTGCCGATCCCCGAGCCGCTGCGGTTCCTGGAGCCGCGCGAGACCGAGACGCGGCGCATGCATGCGCTCGGCGAATACGGCCTGATGCACGTCAAGCTGTACGAAGACATTGCGCGCTTTGGCCATATCGCGACCTCCTACGCCTATCCGGTGAAGGTGAACGCGCGTTATGTGATGGACCCATCACCGACGCCAAAATTCGACAATCCGAAGATGGACAACTGTCCGGCGCTGCAACTGTTTGGCGCGGGGCGCGAGAAGCGCATCTACGCGATCCCGCCACACACCGACGTGGTATCGCTCGATTTTGAGGATCACCCATTCACGCGCTACCGGTTCGACGCGCCCTGCGCGCTGTGTGGCGCCGGCGATTCCTATCTCGACGAAATCGTTACCGACGATAAGGGCGGCCGGATGTTCGTCTGTTCCGACACTGATTATTGCGAGTCTCGCCAGTTGGCCGGCCACCGCGGCAGCGAAAGCGCCGCGCCGCACAAGGAGAGGGCGCATGGCTGA
- the phnH gene encoding phosphonate C-P lyase system protein PhnH: MATVAELPAGFADKVLSAQSTFRSVMDAMARPGSVQRIASAAGTPVGMMRGTAAIALTLFDHDTPVWLDGRMSATADVAKWLKFHTSAPVVADSSIASFALMGDPQSLPTLDRFAFGSNEYPDRSTTLILQVESLTDGPVAELRGPGIDGTAALRASIQPQDLFERLAINVALFPRGIDVVLVHDESIVAIPRTTRLVRGG, from the coding sequence ATGGCGACGGTTGCCGAATTGCCCGCAGGATTTGCCGACAAGGTGTTGTCGGCGCAATCGACCTTCCGCTCCGTGATGGATGCGATGGCGCGCCCCGGCAGCGTTCAACGTATCGCGTCCGCAGCCGGCACGCCGGTCGGGATGATGCGCGGCACGGCCGCCATAGCGTTGACCCTGTTCGACCACGATACGCCGGTCTGGCTCGACGGCCGGATGTCGGCGACGGCGGACGTTGCCAAATGGCTCAAGTTCCACACCAGCGCGCCGGTCGTCGCGGATTCGTCGATCGCGAGTTTTGCGCTGATGGGCGATCCGCAGAGCCTGCCGACGCTCGATCGCTTCGCGTTTGGCAGCAATGAATATCCGGACCGCTCGACGACGCTGATCCTGCAGGTCGAAAGCCTGACGGATGGCCCTGTTGCCGAGCTACGGGGGCCCGGCATCGACGGCACCGCGGCGCTGCGCGCTTCCATCCAGCCGCAGGATCTGTTCGAGCGGCTTGCCATCAACGTCGCGCTTTTTCCGCGCGGCATCGATGTCGTGCTGGTTCATGACGAGTCCATCGTCGCCATACCGCGCACGACGCGGCTCGTGAGGGGAGGCTGA
- the phnF gene encoding phosphonate metabolism transcriptional regulator PhnF gives MSIQDTASGVALWRQVADGIERGIADGRFAAGEKLPGEMEIAETYRVNRHTVRRALAALAERGLVRAERGSGTYVETGRIAYPLRSRTRFSEIVGAGGREPRGQFIDATEEEATRELARELGLKTGAPLVRIESVRLADRTPICVSTTWLSAERFPDAGKVFANVRSMTKLVAHYGIRDFRRASTRITAGIVDATDAARLDLALGRPVLVVDSTDVDTAGEPLTTKRSRFAAERVEFLVESSL, from the coding sequence ATGAGCATTCAGGACACCGCATCCGGCGTCGCGCTGTGGCGGCAGGTTGCCGACGGCATCGAGCGCGGCATCGCCGACGGCCGCTTTGCCGCGGGCGAAAAGCTGCCGGGCGAGATGGAGATTGCCGAGACCTATCGGGTCAACCGCCATACCGTGCGCCGGGCGCTTGCCGCGCTCGCCGAACGCGGCCTGGTGCGCGCCGAGCGCGGCAGCGGCACCTATGTCGAGACCGGGCGCATCGCCTACCCCCTGCGCTCACGAACGCGGTTTTCCGAAATCGTCGGAGCCGGCGGCCGGGAGCCGCGCGGCCAATTCATCGACGCAACCGAAGAAGAAGCCACGCGCGAACTGGCGCGGGAGCTTGGGTTGAAGACCGGCGCGCCGCTGGTCCGGATCGAATCGGTGCGGCTCGCCGACCGCACGCCGATCTGCGTCAGCACCACCTGGCTTTCGGCCGAACGCTTCCCCGACGCCGGCAAGGTGTTCGCCAATGTGCGCTCGATGACCAAGCTGGTGGCGCATTACGGTATCCGGGATTTTCGTCGTGCGTCGACCCGGATTACCGCCGGTATCGTGGACGCAACCGACGCGGCGCGGCTGGACCTCGCGCTCGGACGTCCCGTGCTCGTGGTCGACAGCACCGACGTCGATACCGCTGGCGAGCCGCTGACAACCAAGCGTTCGCGCTTTGCTGCCGAACGTGTCGAGTTCCTGGTGGAGAGCAGTTTGTAG
- a CDS encoding alpha-D-ribose 1-methylphosphonate 5-triphosphate diphosphatase codes for MTRQETILGNASIVLADRVIERGWIAFVDGRIAEFGEGSAPSGSEDAGGDLIMPGLIELHTDHLEMHYVPRPKVFWDPIAAVVSYDGQLATSGITTVLDSLRVWREDGAEEVDGRAGVLAEAITSARDANLLRADHFLHLRCEIPMPSVVEEAKELIDRPDVRLMSLMDHTPGQRQFRDEVKLRDYYRGKGGGKTDAELDALFEKRFHYQKTYAAANMREIVALAHQYEIPLASHDDTTEENVADAIQDRVSVAEFPTTMEAARGLHQAGIGILMGAPNVVRGGSHSGNIAAIDLAREGLLDILSSDYIPSSLLMAALQLPEHIPAIDLAAAVRTVTKTPAEAVGLADRGEIAAGKRADLIRVHVARGIPVVRSVWREGRRVA; via the coding sequence ATGACAAGGCAAGAAACCATCCTCGGTAACGCCAGCATCGTGCTGGCCGACCGCGTGATCGAGCGCGGCTGGATCGCCTTTGTCGACGGCCGCATCGCCGAGTTCGGCGAGGGCAGTGCGCCGTCCGGTAGCGAGGACGCCGGCGGTGACCTGATCATGCCCGGCTTGATCGAGCTGCACACCGACCACCTCGAAATGCACTATGTGCCGCGCCCGAAAGTGTTCTGGGATCCGATCGCGGCGGTGGTTTCCTACGACGGACAGTTGGCCACTTCGGGCATCACCACCGTGCTGGATTCGCTGCGGGTCTGGCGCGAGGATGGCGCCGAGGAGGTTGACGGCAGGGCAGGCGTGCTGGCGGAGGCGATCACATCCGCGCGCGATGCGAACCTGCTTCGCGCCGATCACTTCCTGCATCTGCGCTGCGAAATCCCGATGCCGAGCGTGGTCGAGGAAGCCAAGGAGCTGATCGACCGGCCCGACGTGCGGCTGATGTCGCTGATGGACCACACGCCGGGGCAGCGCCAGTTCCGCGACGAGGTCAAGCTGCGCGACTATTATCGCGGCAAGGGCGGCGGAAAAACCGACGCCGAGCTCGATGCGCTGTTCGAGAAGCGCTTCCACTATCAGAAGACATATGCCGCGGCCAACATGCGTGAGATCGTGGCCCTTGCGCATCAATATGAGATCCCGCTTGCCAGCCACGATGATACGACCGAGGAAAATGTCGCCGATGCGATCCAGGATCGCGTTTCGGTGGCGGAGTTTCCGACCACGATGGAAGCCGCACGCGGGTTGCACCAGGCCGGCATCGGCATCCTGATGGGGGCGCCGAACGTGGTTCGCGGTGGTTCGCACTCCGGCAACATCGCCGCCATCGATCTCGCCCGCGAGGGATTGCTGGATATCCTGTCCTCCGACTACATCCCCTCGAGCCTCTTGATGGCCGCGCTGCAATTGCCGGAGCACATTCCGGCGATCGACCTGGCCGCCGCCGTCCGCACGGTCACCAAGACGCCGGCTGAAGCCGTGGGCCTTGCGGACCGTGGCGAGATCGCAGCCGGCAAGCGCGCCGATTTGATCCGCGTGCATGTTGCCCGCGGCATTCCGGTGGTGCGCAGCGTCTGGCGGGAAGGGCGGCGGGTGGCATGA
- the phnG gene encoding phosphonate C-P lyase system protein PhnG, producing MAVLAHFEATAIAGHLEAIALPAHENLREPENGLVMVRGRVGGDGAPFNLGEATVSRAAVRLSTGEIGFGYTLGRDRHKAKLIALCDAMVQSDEFAAAVEAKVVAPLRAAVIEKRNRKSAEAAATRVDFYTLVRGEG from the coding sequence ATGGCGGTACTGGCCCACTTCGAGGCCACGGCCATTGCCGGTCATCTCGAGGCGATTGCGTTGCCGGCGCATGAGAACCTGCGCGAGCCTGAAAATGGCCTGGTCATGGTGCGCGGCCGCGTCGGCGGCGACGGCGCGCCCTTCAACCTCGGCGAAGCCACGGTTTCGCGCGCCGCGGTGCGGCTTTCGACCGGAGAAATCGGCTTCGGCTACACGCTCGGTCGCGACCGTCACAAGGCGAAGCTGATCGCGCTGTGCGACGCCATGGTGCAGTCGGACGAGTTCGCAGCTGCAGTTGAAGCCAAGGTGGTCGCGCCGCTGCGTGCGGCGGTGATCGAAAAGCGAAACCGCAAGTCCGCAGAGGCCGCAGCGACGCGGGTTGATTTCTACACACTGGTGCGGGGTGAGGGTTGA
- a CDS encoding LysR family transcriptional regulator, producing MDLRRLRYFVAVAEERSVGRAAVRLRMAQPPLSVQIRKLESEVGTPLFRRGARGMELTAAGRALLLRAREALALTAEGFEAARAVAAGRRGRLSVGYMFALAHAVLPRLVPELRRSLPKVDLEFIELSASTREARVLDHSVTVALCMPAIRHSEIEVSTIGKQRLMLAMPAGSQLARSATVPVRKLQGRPLISLPGSAEDPANSVVTSLLRRHQVSMTVANRVETVHSALSLVLAGEGMAILPACAQLGCPTGVVFRPFRDADDAIDVAVCWRRDSLNPLVRNFLKCAEKVIRSA from the coding sequence ATGGACCTCCGGCGTCTCCGCTATTTCGTCGCCGTCGCTGAAGAACGCAGCGTTGGCCGGGCGGCCGTGCGCCTGCGCATGGCGCAGCCGCCGCTGTCGGTCCAGATCCGCAAGCTGGAATCGGAAGTCGGAACCCCGCTGTTTCGTCGCGGCGCGCGGGGGATGGAGCTGACCGCGGCCGGTCGCGCCTTGCTGTTGCGCGCGCGTGAAGCGCTGGCCCTGACGGCTGAAGGTTTTGAGGCAGCCCGCGCTGTGGCAGCGGGACGTCGGGGAAGATTGTCGGTCGGTTACATGTTCGCGCTTGCCCACGCCGTGTTGCCGAGGCTCGTTCCGGAACTTCGAAGGTCCCTTCCAAAGGTCGACCTGGAGTTTATCGAACTGAGCGCATCGACGCGCGAGGCACGGGTGCTGGATCACAGCGTGACTGTCGCGCTGTGCATGCCCGCCATTCGCCACAGCGAGATCGAGGTCTCCACGATCGGAAAGCAGCGATTGATGCTGGCCATGCCGGCCGGTTCGCAGCTGGCGCGCTCGGCGACCGTCCCGGTGAGAAAGCTGCAAGGCCGCCCGCTGATAAGTTTGCCCGGGTCTGCCGAGGACCCGGCGAACTCCGTTGTGACTTCGCTGCTACGGCGGCATCAGGTCAGCATGACGGTCGCGAACCGGGTCGAGACGGTCCACTCGGCGCTCAGCCTCGTCCTTGCCGGAGAGGGCATGGCGATCCTTCCCGCCTGCGCCCAGCTCGGATGCCCGACCGGCGTCGTGTTCAGGCCCTTCCGCGACGCCGACGATGCCATCGACGTCGCGGTTTGCTGGCGTCGGGATTCTCTCAATCCACTGGTCCGGAATTTTCTCAAATGCGCGGAAAAGGTAATCCGCAGCGCCTGA
- the phnN gene encoding phosphonate metabolism protein/1,5-bisphosphokinase (PRPP-forming) PhnN, protein MTETLTTATADQTAAIGPGRLVLVVGPSGAGKDTLLGLAKAACADDGNIVFPRRVITREASASEENEEVSAGTFQEALTRGEYAMHWEAHGHRYALPRAIDDEIRAGRTIVANVSRTVIGAMRRAYADVVVIVITAPPNVLAERIAMRARSSDGRVENRLRRTVEDAAAAPDVTIVNTGSAEYHSRQLVRVIKGEKWDD, encoded by the coding sequence ATGACGGAGACGCTGACAACCGCTACGGCAGATCAGACCGCCGCCATCGGGCCGGGCCGGTTGGTGCTGGTGGTCGGCCCAAGCGGCGCCGGCAAGGATACGCTGCTCGGCCTTGCCAAGGCAGCCTGTGCTGACGATGGCAACATCGTGTTTCCGCGCCGCGTGATTACGCGCGAAGCGTCGGCATCGGAGGAAAACGAAGAGGTCAGCGCCGGCACCTTTCAGGAGGCGTTGACGCGTGGCGAGTATGCCATGCATTGGGAAGCTCACGGCCACCGCTACGCGTTGCCGCGCGCGATCGACGATGAAATCCGCGCCGGACGAACCATCGTCGCCAACGTATCGCGCACCGTAATTGGCGCAATGCGCCGCGCCTATGCCGACGTGGTGGTGATTGTGATCACCGCACCGCCAAACGTTCTGGCTGAACGGATTGCGATGCGCGCACGAAGCAGCGACGGCAGGGTGGAAAACCGTTTGCGCCGCACGGTGGAGGACGCCGCGGCGGCGCCCGACGTGACCATCGTCAACACCGGCAGCGCCGAATATCATTCCCGCCAGCTCGTCCGCGTCATCAAGGGCGAGAAATGGGACGATTGA
- a CDS encoding carbon-phosphorus lyase complex subunit PhnI — protein sequence MYVAVKGGERAIENAHRLLAHERRGDRDVPELSLAQISEQLSLGVDRVMTEGSLYDRELAALAIKQARGDLIEAIFLVRAFRATLPRFGATEPVDTGAMQVRRRVSSTFKDIPGGQILGPTFDYTHRLLDPQLAEGFAPEAPATGDASAAATPRVTDILGRDGLIEPSPSADADAPVGDLTREPLNFPADRDLRLQNLARADEGFLLALGYSSQRGYGRNHPFAGEIRFGEVEVEFMAEDAGFAVPLGSIALTECQMVNQFKGSATEAPCFTRGYGLAFGQSERKTMSMALVDRSLRARELGEEVIAPGQDEEFVMSHSDNVQATGFVEHLKLPHYVDFQSELGLLRKLRKEFAEANETPPMREAAE from the coding sequence ATGTATGTTGCCGTCAAGGGAGGCGAGCGCGCCATCGAGAATGCCCACCGTCTGCTGGCGCATGAACGGCGCGGCGACCGTGACGTACCCGAACTGTCGCTGGCCCAGATCTCCGAGCAGCTTTCGCTCGGCGTCGACCGCGTCATGACCGAAGGCTCGCTGTACGACCGCGAACTCGCGGCGCTCGCCATCAAGCAAGCGCGTGGCGATTTGATCGAGGCTATCTTCCTGGTGCGCGCGTTCCGCGCCACGCTGCCGCGCTTTGGCGCAACCGAACCCGTCGACACCGGCGCGATGCAGGTGCGCCGCCGGGTTTCCTCGACGTTCAAGGATATCCCGGGCGGGCAGATTCTCGGTCCCACCTTCGATTACACCCATCGCCTGCTCGATCCGCAACTCGCCGAGGGGTTCGCGCCCGAGGCTCCCGCGACAGGAGATGCCTCCGCAGCAGCGACCCCGCGCGTGACCGACATTCTCGGTCGTGACGGCCTGATCGAGCCTTCGCCGTCGGCGGATGCCGACGCCCCTGTGGGCGATTTGACGCGCGAGCCGCTCAATTTCCCGGCGGATCGCGATCTGCGCCTGCAAAACCTGGCCCGTGCGGACGAAGGCTTTCTGCTGGCGCTCGGATATTCCTCGCAGCGTGGATATGGCCGCAACCATCCCTTTGCCGGCGAGATTCGTTTCGGCGAGGTGGAGGTCGAATTCATGGCCGAGGACGCCGGCTTTGCCGTTCCGCTCGGTTCGATCGCGCTGACCGAATGCCAGATGGTCAACCAGTTCAAGGGGTCGGCGACCGAGGCGCCGTGTTTTACGCGTGGCTATGGCCTGGCGTTCGGGCAAAGCGAGCGCAAGACCATGTCGATGGCGCTGGTCGATCGCAGCCTGCGCGCTCGCGAGCTTGGCGAGGAAGTGATCGCGCCCGGCCAGGACGAGGAATTCGTGATGTCGCACTCGGACAACGTGCAGGCGACCGGCTTCGTCGAGCATCTCAAACTGCCGCACTACGTCGATTTCCAGTCCGAACTCGGCCTGCTGCGTAAGCTGCGCAAAGAGTTTGCCGAGGCGAACGAGACGCCGCCGATGCGGGAGGCCGCCGAATGA